A part of Arachis hypogaea cultivar Tifrunner chromosome 12, arahy.Tifrunner.gnm2.J5K5, whole genome shotgun sequence genomic DNA contains:
- the LOC112729058 gene encoding coumaroyl-CoA:anthocyanidin 3-O-glucoside-6''-O-coumaroyltransferase 2, with amino-acid sequence MANKVNEHDQTVNLIEKCQVGPPPGSVPSPNSIPLSFFDLPWLCCPITCKRIFFYDFPYPKTQFVEKVLPNLKHSLSLTLKHFFPFSSNIIFPPKPQSPHILYSEGDTLSFIVAESTTNFNNLISHAPKDATILDPFVPTLPSPRALQDGTLLISPVAIQVTVLPNSGFTICVTFSHMVGDGRAFHNFLKFWSSLCMSKRVTSSFDESLLSFPILARDKIEDPNKLKPNFLEEMWNMSLNSIAWMDSVIPYNATNDMVRQTTVLRPEHIENLKKLVSMKCQSLGEGTSLHVSTFVVTCSLIWVSNVMLGLTHVGVEEFPNEDEEVYFLFFADCRYLSELKIPLTYFGNCLAGALVAIQKSKLVGQNGIFEAAIAIGSKIRDVQSEPYEGVEGLMSLAMMKNNAAMTQRVLAVTGSSKFGSYETDFGWGKPKLNELLHANYPGIFSLSPCRDIDDGVEVGVALETDRIDKFNIILNELLTNTADLQD; translated from the coding sequence ATGGCTAACAAAGTGAATGAACATGATCAAACAGtgaatttgattgagaagtgCCAAGTTGGTCCTCCACCAGGGTCAGTTCCTTCTCCAAACTCTATTCCACTTTCTTTCTTTGACCTTCCATGGCTATGTTGTCCTATAACATGTAAACGCATTTTCTTCTATGACTTTCCTTACCCCAAAACACAGTTCGTCGAAAAAGTGCTTCCAAATCTCAAACACTCCCTTTCTCTTACACTCAAACActtttttcctttctcttccaACATAATTTTCCCTCCAAAGCCACAAAGCCCTCACATCCTTTACTCTGAAGGTGACACTCTTTCCTTTATTGTTGCTGAGTCCACAACAAATTTCAACAACCTCATATCTCATGCACCAAAAGATGCCACGATCTTGGATCCTTTTGTTCCTACTTTGCCCTCACCACGTGCCTTACAAGATGGTACCCTGTTGATCTCTCCTGTGGCTATCCAAGTCACTGTCCTTCCAAATTCTGGTTTCACTATATGCGTGACTTTTAGCCATATGGTTGGTGATGGAAGAGCCTTTCATAACTTTCTCAAGTTTTGGTCTTCACTTTGTATGTCAAAAAGGGTTACGTCTTCTTTCGacgagagcttactttctttcccGATCCTTGCTAGGGACAAAATTGAAGATCCAAATAAGCTTAAGCCTAATTTCTTAGAAGAAATGTGGAATATGTCCTTAAATAGCATAGCTTGGATGGACTCTGTTATTCCATATAATGCTACGAATGACATGGTGAGACAAACTACTGTGTTGAGGCCTGAGCATATTGAGAATTTGAAGAAATTAGTGTCTATGAAGTGCCAAAGCCTTGGTGAAGGGACATCATTACACGTGTCAACGTTTGTGGTGACATGCTCTTTGATTTGGGTTTCTAATGTTATGTTAGGATTGACCCATGTTGGTGTTGAAGAATTTCCCAATGAAGATGAAGAGGTATACTTTTTGTTCTTTGCAGATTGTCGTTACCTTAGTGAATTAAAAATACCCTTAACATACTTCGGGAATTGTTTGGCTGGTGCTTTAGTAGCAATTCAGAAGAGCAAGCTAGTGGGACAAAATGGTATTTTTGAGGCAGCTATTGCTATTGGAAGTAAAATTAGAGATGTTCAATCTGAACCCTACGAAGGTGTTGAAGGATTGATGTCATTAGCTATGATGAAAAATAATGCAGCAATGACTCAACGTGTGTTGGCTGTTACAGGTTCATCAAAGTTTGGTTCATATGAGACCGACTTTGGGTGGGGAAAACCCAAACTGAATGAATTACTTCATGCAAATTATCCAGgaatattctctctctctccttgcaGGGACATAGATGATGGAGTTGAAGTTGGAGTTGCACTGGAAACTGATCGTATTGACAAGTTCAATATCATTTTAAACGAGCTCCTTACAAATACTGCAGATCTTCAAGATTAA